The Glutamicibacter mishrai DNA window CGCGGCGATCTACGGGTTCGGGCTGTTCAGCTACACCATGCTGCCGTTGCCGGAAACCCGCGAAGCGGCGTGCTTCACCGGGCTGGGAATCACCCAGACCGACCCGGGTCACTTCCTGTATGACTTCAGGGCGAGCATTGCCGAACTCGGTCTACGCGGATTCGCAACTAGCTTCGTTTTATGGCAAGTGCTGTTCAACATCATCTTGTTCATGCCACTGGGAATCCTGGCCGTGCGGTGGCTGCGTGGCAACATCTTCACCGGCATGGTGCTGGGCTTCGCAGCCTCCCTCACCATTGAATTGACCCAGTACACCGGCATCTGGGGACTGTACAACTGCGCCTATCGCGTCGCCGATGTCGATGACCTGATCATGAACACCGGTGGCGCATTCATCGGTGCCGTATTCGCTTATCTTCCGATCTTCGGTTTCCTCACCGGTCCCAAGGAAGGCGATGCCCGCTACGCGGCGCCCCGCAGGGTCACACGATCCCGCCGCGCGCTGGCCAACGTATTCGATGCAGCGATCACCACCGGCGCCGTCTTTGCAATCACTGGCACGCTGTCATTGATCGAAAGGCTCGGCGGGCCAGCCACCAATGAACGCTTGATGAACTTCTGGATCCCCTTGGTGGTCGTGTTCTTCGTCTTCGTGCTCCCCAGCCTCAGCCCGGGACGCGCGACACTCGGACAGCGCTGCGCCTGGCTCATCGTGACTGATGGCGGCACTAATCGCGCATCGGCAGGGCGAGCGCTATCGCGCAGCATCATAGGATTCGGCGGGATCACCTTCCTGTTCCAGATTTCCACCAGCTTGACGGAAGTCAGCCCCTATCCGGTACTGAACATGCTGGTCACTGCCTATATCGCGGTAAGCGCGGTCTTTTTCCTCTCCGATGGGCACCAGCAGGGACTCGCGGGAAAGGCCACCGGCACCGGGTTCATTGATCGCCGGGCCATATCAATCCGCGAGCATTAGCACCAGTCAATTGGGGCTAAAATAGACACTGGTGGCTTTTGACCAGTGCGTTGGGGTCATCACACTCGCCTTCGACGACATATCCGAATACTGAGAAGTTAGGTCTGCCCAGCAGCATGGAAGAAAAAAACCCTGAGGTCCCGAACGAACCGCACAATGCAGTCCTAGGTACCGCCGTTGGCGCAACGGTCCTGATTGCCGTTGGCGCATTCGTGCTCTCTTTCGCCGCACTGACCGACTTGGCAGAACGCTCGGGCATCAGCCCGCGCCTGGCATGGATCTGGCCAATCATCATCGACGGCATGATCGTGGCCGCCACCGTGGCCATTGTTGCCTTGAACGGCTTTAGCCGCAAGGCCATGATCTACCCATGGTCCCTGCTGTTCTTCGGCGCGATCGTATCGACCGCAGCGAACTCCACGCACGCCATCTTGACCGTGGATTCCATCGAAAACGGCGTTCCAGCGCTGGTTTCAGCATTGGTCGCAGCCATGCCGCCAATCGTCCTTTTGGCCATTACCCACTTGACCGTGCACATGTACCAGAAGAAGTCCTGGGCCGCGAAAATCCACGCAGACCTTGCCTATGACGAAGAGCAGGAAAATGCCCAGAAGTACGGCGTGGCCTATGACGATGGCTACAACGCCGCGTTGACCGATGCCCAGACCGCTGAAGACGAGCGCATGGCTGCCTTGGCCCAGGAACACCAGGATGCCCTGGCTCGTGCCCGCGCCGAGGGCATCGCCAGCGCACGCGCTGATGCCAAGGTCACCCCGATCAAGCAGAACACCCAGGCTGCAAAGAACGCTGCCCAGCCTAAGGCCGAGCAGTCGAAGCCAACCGAAGACAAAGCTCCACTGTATGACGATCTGGCCAAGAGCCTGAACCGTCCATAAGGTTCGTCGATTATCAACCCGGTCGGAACAACACGGAGCACAAGGACTGTAGAACAACGCGCAGAGCAGCAACGAGGAGGCAGCTATGACGGAATCCCAGCATGAGCCAAAGAACGACGAGTTCTCTGAGCACATCGAGTACTCCGTTGAACAGTACAAGTCTGTCACCGGCGAGCTGAATACCGTCATGTCTGCCATGAAGGCAAAGATCCGCAGGCTCTTTGCCCAAAGTGAAGTCCAGCCCTTGTTCATCACCGGCCGGGTCAAGTCCCCGCAATCCTTCCGCGCGAAGGCATCGCGCCGATTGCAGGAAACGACCGAGAGCGCTCCGGTGCTCGAATTCCCCAATCCGCTGCGCGAAATCCACGACATGGTCGGCATCCGCATCATCGTGATGCTGCCGCATGAAATCCAGCAGGTGGCAAGCCTGATCAAATCCCACCGAGACTCCTTCGACTGCCGCAGCGACCGCGAGAAGGACATCGGATCGGTGGAATCGGGAACCTACGGGTACTCGTCGAGGCACCTGCTGCTCAAGACCCGCAGCGAACCGACCGTGCGGAAGTTCCAGGAAGCGCTGGGAAAGCCCGTGGTTGCCAGCGGGAACTTCGTATTCGAAGTCCAGATCCGCACGGTGCTGCAACACGCGTGGAGCGAGATGGAACACGACATCCGCTTCAAGCATCCCGGCGAGGCCGCATGGAATCCCCAGATCGACCGCCACTTCACGGCAACCGCTGCCATGCTGGAAACGGTAGAAGACTACTTCACCGACATTGACGAGCTGTACCACCGCCTCAACGGGTACCACGACGAAAAAGGCGCCGGTGCTGAGCCGTTGTCGGGCGAGAAAATCGGCGAAATCTGGCAAACCCTGCTCCCGCACGTTGATCGCAAGCGCGACGATGACTGGTCCTGGGCATCAGAGCTGCTCGATGCGCACGAGATCAACCAAACCTGGCAGCTGGCCCAGCTTCTGGATGCCAACGTTGTCACCGATGTGCGTGCCGCGTTGGATCACCGCTATTCGCCGGGCCCGGACCGCCTGCTGGATGATGTGCTGCTATGGCGTTTCGGCAAGGAGCACATCGACAAAACCAGCGGTGGAGACCTTCGCCGTGAAGGCTCGCTGCGCCGACGCCTGATCCAGATGAAGGACTATCGTTCCCAACTGGGGCAGTAGAAAGCCACAAGTCGGAGCTGGACTGTTAGTTTATGCACTTTCCTCCAGCGCACAGGGCTTTGGCCGGTAGACTAGTTAAGTTGCCCAATTATTGGGCCAAGATTTTTCTCACCGCGTGAAAGGGCCACACCATATGATTTCCGTAGCCAACCTTGAGCTACGCGTCGGCGCCCGCTTGCTGATGGACGAAGTGAACTTCCGCATCGACAAGGGCGACAAGATCGGACTGGTGGGGCGAAACGGCGCCGGCAAAACCACGATGACCAAGGTCCTCGCTGGCGAGACCCAGCCAACCGCTGGCGAAGTCGTCCACAAGGGCTCCATCGGCTACCTGCCGCAGGACCCGAAGACCCCGAATATGGAGCAGCTGGCCCGCGACCGCATTCTCGGCGCCCGTGGCCTCGATGTCGTTGTGGGCAATCTCGCCAAGAACCGCGAAGAGATGGCCAGCGAAGATCCAGCGGTTTCGGCCAAGGCCATGCGCCGCTATGACCGGCTGGAAGCCGAGTTCATCGCCGCCGGCGGCTACGCTGCCGAGTCTGAAGCCGCAGCCATTTGCGCCAACCTGGATTTGCCTGATCGCATTCTCGACCAGCCGCTGCGCACCCTCTCTGGTGGCCAGCGCCGTCGTGTGGAGCTGGCCCGCATCCTCTACTCGGACGCGGAAACCCTGCTGCTTGACGAGCCGACCAACCACTTGGACGTCGACTCGATCAACTGGCTGCGCGACTTCATCAAGAACTACCCAGGCGGCGTGCTGATGATCAGCCACGACACCGGGCTGATGGAAGAGACCGTCAACAAGGTCCTGAATCTGGACGCCAACCGCGGCGTGGTTGATGTCTACAACATGAACTGGAAGCGCTACAAGGTCCAGCGCGAGACCGACGAGCGTGCCCGCAAGCGCGAACGCGCCAACATCGAGAAGAAGGCTTCGGTCCTGCTCACCCAGGCCAACCGCATGAAGGCCCGTGCTTCCGGCGCGTCGGCTGCGCAGTCCATGCTCAAGCGTGTTGACCGCATGCTCTCGGGGCTGCAGGAAGAGCGTGCCTCCGACAAGGTCGCGGCCTTGCGATTCCCGGATCCGGCTCCTTGCGGCAAGACTCCTTTGATGGCCGAGGGGCTGTCGAAGGCCTATGGTTCGCTGGAAATCTTCAACGATGTCTCGCTGGCCATTGACCGAGGCTCCAAGGTCGTCATCCTGGGCCTGAACGGCGCGGGTAAAACCACCTTGCTGCGCATGCTCGCCGGTGTCGCCGAACCTGATACCGGAAAGATCGTTCCCGGCCATGGGCTGAAGATCGGCTACTTCGCCCAGGAACACGACACCCTGGATCCTGAAGCCACGGTGCTGGAGAATATGCGCCGCAATGCGCCAGACCACCTCAACGACGCTGATGTGCGCTCCATCCTTGGTTCGTTCCTCTTTGTCGGCGACGACGTGTCCAAGCCTGCCGGGGTGCTCTCCGGTGGTGAGAAGACCCGCCTTGCTTTGGCGACGATCGTGGCCTCCAGCGCCAACGTTCTGCTGCTTGATGAGCCGACCAACAACCTGGACCCGGCATCCCGCGCCGAGGTGCTCGGTGCGCTGTCCACCTTCCCGGGTGCCGTGGTGATGGTCAGCCACGATGAGGGCGCCGTGATGTCCTTGAAGCCCGAGCGTGTGGTCATCCTGCCTGATGGCGACGAAGACCTGTTCAGCGAGGATTACCTGGAACTGGTATCCCTGACCTAGGCCTAACGGCTTGACGCGAAATCTCGTAGGCTTGGCATAACACCGTCAGAAGGGGTTGTGCCAAGCCATGAGTGTATCTGGGGCAAGAATCAAAATACTCGCCGCCGGGCTCCTGCTCGGAACGCTCCTTGCCGCCGGGTGCGCGCGGCTAACTCCGGATGAGGTCAATGCCCAATGGAGCTTGATAGATTCCTCCGCGGTGACAGAAGAGAGCACCAGCCTGGATCTTGGTGTCATGCGCATTGCCTGCGGTTCGGGCATCACCGGGGAGATTACCGGAACCCACGTGGCATACTCAGCCGAGGACATCACCATCGGACTGGTGGTCGAAGAACTGGATGGTGAGGCGCAGACCTGCCAGTCCAATGAGACGGTGCCGTATACCATCAAGCTTGATGAACCCGTCGGGAATCGATCGCTCACAGATGCTTCGTGCACCGAGGCAGAGCAAGAGCAGGGCACAACGCCAGCGTGCGAACACGATGGCATCCGCTGGGCGCCGTGATCAACAGCTGGCAGAGCAGGGCTAGCGCGAGTCGCTAGGGGACTGGGGAGTGTCATCGAGCATTGCGTCCTCGATGGCTTCATCGGTCAGGGATCCGTCGCGGCGGAACTTCTTTTCCTGCTTCGCGCGCACCTTGCGCACCTTGTGCACCGGTTCGTCGAAGCCCAGGGCCTTGGCTTCAGCCAGTTCGGCGGCATCCTCTGCGTTCAGCTTCTTCTGCTGGCGAGCGGCATACCAGAAGCCAACAAAGGCAAGGACACCGAAGGCGTACCACTGGAACTCATAGGACAGGTGTGGTCCTTCATCCATGTCCGGCGCGTCCAAAGGCTGGGGCGCTGAGGCTGGAGCAGGACTTTCCTGGTACATGATGCCGTACGCGCCTTGGGCGATGTCGTAATCCACCTGTTGCGCATAGTCTTCCAGCTGGATTGAAGCGATCTGTCCCTCGGGAGCACCTCGGTCCAAGCGGACTTCACCGGGCTTCAAGCGAGCGAGCACCGTGACATTGCCCGACGGGGGAGCCGGCACCGTGTCAGGGTGTCCGTTCTCTTCGTCTCCGATGGGAAGGTAACCGCGGTCAATGATGACTACCTCGCCCTGCGTGGTTCTGAAAGGAACGAGGACCTCGTAGCCCGGACGTCCAGCCTTGATGCGGTTTCTCGCGATGCGGGTGTCGTCGCTCAGGTAGGTGCCGGTGAGCTTCACGGTCATCCACGTCTTCTCTTCGGGAAGCATCTTGAACTTGTCCAGAGCCTGTGCTCCAGAAACGGGGTCGGCGAAGTAGTTGCGGTTAACGCGTTCAATCCCGGTCAGGGCCTGTTCCCTGCGGTTGGCCTGCCAATTGCCCAGGCTCACGCAGGCGGTAGCGAAGATGGCAACCAGTACCAGCCAGCCCACCCAACGGGTGCTTGCTAGGAATCGATACATTTACTTGGCGCCTCCGGTAGCTTCTGGCAAGGGCAAGGTTTCCCGGTGCAACAGGCGCTCCTTGAGATAGGACTCCAGCCATTCCAGATGTTCGGGGCAAGCCAGCCAGATCTTGCGCCGCTCGGGGGTGTGGATTTTCGGGTTGTTCCATAGCAGTTGGTGCTCGGCACGGTTGCGGCACCCCTTGCGTGAGCACTGTACTTCGGCGCTGGCCTGCGGTTGTCCCAGCGAACCTAATAAATCCACTAGTCCTCCTTGGATGGGTTGCTGTGTGGCTCTACGAAGGTGCCGTCGATGATGTCGGCCTCGTCTTCTGATGGCTCGCTGCGAGTCGGCGGGGCAGGCAGCTGCTCGGGCTCCGCTGCCTTGTAGAACTCTGCAGGCGGTTCTCGCTTGGTCAGGTCTGCGCCACCGTTGGCGACAACCACCGCGATATACGGGAGGACAACGGCGCCGGCGATGAATACCCAGCGCAGCCAGCCGTCGAAGAAGAAGGCCAGAATGAAGCAGATCATGCGGATGGTCATCGAAATCGTGTATTTGCGCACACGGCTATCGCGTTCAGAAGTATGTGATTCACGCGCTTCGGTGATGCGGTGGACTTCCGGTTCACGAGAATCGTGATTCGTGGGCTCAAATGGCATGTAGATGACTTCGCTTTGCTGTACGGAAACTAGTCCCATTGTCTCACTTGTGGCACTCAGAGTGTAATTTCTACGCGCTGTCGAAGCGGTAAAACTGGGCAGTAACTAATAGGATTGATCACGGAGAAGCTACTTAACTAGGCAAAGTGCGTGACGCGAGGCCTCAGTCACATGAATTGTTGTGCCTGCGCTTACGCATGAATGGAGAAATACATTGACTACGGAACCAACCACAGGCCGCAGCGTCCTCGTGACCGGCGGCAATCGCGGCATCGGACTTGCCATTGCTCGCGCCTTTGAGGCCAACGGAGACAAGGTAGCCGTCACCTACCGCAGCGGCGAGGTTCCCGCCGGGCTGCTTGGTGTTAAGGCAGATGTCACCGACAGCGCCTCCATCGATGAGGCTTTCAAAGAGGTCGAGGCAGCCCACGGCCCGGTAGAAGTATTGGTCGCCAACGCCGGCGTCACCAAGGACACCTTGCTCCTTCGCATGAGCGAAGACGACTTCACCTCGGTCATCGATACCAACCTCACCGGGGCATTCCGAGTCATCAAGCGCGCCTCGAAGGGCATGCTGCGCCTCAAGCGCGGCCGTGTCGTCCTGATCTCTTCGGTGGTCGGCCTCTATGGCTCCCCAGGACAGATCAACTACGCAGCATCCAAGTCCGGACTGGTTGGCATTGCCCGCTCGCTGACTCGCGAGCTCGGTTCACGCGGCATCACCGCCAACGTCGTGGCCCCCGGCTTTATCAATACCGAGATGACTGCTGTCCTGCCGGAAGAAACCCAGAAGGGCTACCTGGCCAGCATCCCGGCGAACCGCTTCGCCGAGCCGGAAGAGGTTGCCAACGTTGTTCGCTGGGTAGCCAGCGACGAAGCCGCCTACATCTCCGGGG harbors:
- a CDS encoding DUF3099 domain-containing protein; amino-acid sequence: MGLVSVQQSEVIYMPFEPTNHDSREPEVHRITEARESHTSERDSRVRKYTISMTIRMICFILAFFFDGWLRWVFIAGAVVLPYIAVVVANGGADLTKREPPAEFYKAAEPEQLPAPPTRSEPSEDEADIIDGTFVEPHSNPSKED
- a CDS encoding beta-ketoacyl-ACP reductase; this translates as MTTEPTTGRSVLVTGGNRGIGLAIARAFEANGDKVAVTYRSGEVPAGLLGVKADVTDSASIDEAFKEVEAAHGPVEVLVANAGVTKDTLLLRMSEDDFTSVIDTNLTGAFRVIKRASKGMLRLKRGRVVLISSVVGLYGSPGQINYAASKSGLVGIARSLTRELGSRGITANVVAPGFINTEMTAVLPEETQKGYLASIPANRFAEPEEVANVVRWVASDEAAYISGAVIPVDGGLGMGH
- a CDS encoding ABC-F family ATP-binding cassette domain-containing protein, whose protein sequence is MISVANLELRVGARLLMDEVNFRIDKGDKIGLVGRNGAGKTTMTKVLAGETQPTAGEVVHKGSIGYLPQDPKTPNMEQLARDRILGARGLDVVVGNLAKNREEMASEDPAVSAKAMRRYDRLEAEFIAAGGYAAESEAAAICANLDLPDRILDQPLRTLSGGQRRRVELARILYSDAETLLLDEPTNHLDVDSINWLRDFIKNYPGGVLMISHDTGLMEETVNKVLNLDANRGVVDVYNMNWKRYKVQRETDERARKRERANIEKKASVLLTQANRMKARASGASAAQSMLKRVDRMLSGLQEERASDKVAALRFPDPAPCGKTPLMAEGLSKAYGSLEIFNDVSLAIDRGSKVVILGLNGAGKTTLLRMLAGVAEPDTGKIVPGHGLKIGYFAQEHDTLDPEATVLENMRRNAPDHLNDADVRSILGSFLFVGDDVSKPAGVLSGGEKTRLALATIVASSANVLLLDEPTNNLDPASRAEVLGALSTFPGAVVMVSHDEGAVMSLKPERVVILPDGDEDLFSEDYLELVSLT
- a CDS encoding GTP pyrophosphokinase; protein product: MTESQHEPKNDEFSEHIEYSVEQYKSVTGELNTVMSAMKAKIRRLFAQSEVQPLFITGRVKSPQSFRAKASRRLQETTESAPVLEFPNPLREIHDMVGIRIIVMLPHEIQQVASLIKSHRDSFDCRSDREKDIGSVESGTYGYSSRHLLLKTRSEPTVRKFQEALGKPVVASGNFVFEVQIRTVLQHAWSEMEHDIRFKHPGEAAWNPQIDRHFTATAAMLETVEDYFTDIDELYHRLNGYHDEKGAGAEPLSGEKIGEIWQTLLPHVDRKRDDDWSWASELLDAHEINQTWQLAQLLDANVVTDVRAALDHRYSPGPDRLLDDVLLWRFGKEHIDKTSGGDLRREGSLRRRLIQMKDYRSQLGQ
- a CDS encoding DUF2637 domain-containing protein; the encoded protein is MEEKNPEVPNEPHNAVLGTAVGATVLIAVGAFVLSFAALTDLAERSGISPRLAWIWPIIIDGMIVAATVAIVALNGFSRKAMIYPWSLLFFGAIVSTAANSTHAILTVDSIENGVPALVSALVAAMPPIVLLAITHLTVHMYQKKSWAAKIHADLAYDEEQENAQKYGVAYDDGYNAALTDAQTAEDERMAALAQEHQDALARARAEGIASARADAKVTPIKQNTQAAKNAAQPKAEQSKPTEDKAPLYDDLAKSLNRP
- a CDS encoding VanZ family protein, producing the protein MQTMIWPAAIAVLGAALFLGAAGIFLLAVQYRRHGRLSWRRTITTATAAIYGFGLFSYTMLPLPETREAACFTGLGITQTDPGHFLYDFRASIAELGLRGFATSFVLWQVLFNIILFMPLGILAVRWLRGNIFTGMVLGFAASLTIELTQYTGIWGLYNCAYRVADVDDLIMNTGGAFIGAVFAYLPIFGFLTGPKEGDARYAAPRRVTRSRRALANVFDAAITTGAVFAITGTLSLIERLGGPATNERLMNFWIPLVVVFFVFVLPSLSPGRATLGQRCAWLIVTDGGTNRASAGRALSRSIIGFGGITFLFQISTSLTEVSPYPVLNMLVTAYIAVSAVFFLSDGHQQGLAGKATGTGFIDRRAISIREH
- a CDS encoding SURF1 family protein, coding for MYRFLASTRWVGWLVLVAIFATACVSLGNWQANRREQALTGIERVNRNYFADPVSGAQALDKFKMLPEEKTWMTVKLTGTYLSDDTRIARNRIKAGRPGYEVLVPFRTTQGEVVIIDRGYLPIGDEENGHPDTVPAPPSGNVTVLARLKPGEVRLDRGAPEGQIASIQLEDYAQQVDYDIAQGAYGIMYQESPAPASAPQPLDAPDMDEGPHLSYEFQWYAFGVLAFVGFWYAARQQKKLNAEDAAELAEAKALGFDEPVHKVRKVRAKQEKKFRRDGSLTDEAIEDAMLDDTPQSPSDSR